The Chlorogloeopsis sp. ULAP01 genome window below encodes:
- the grxC gene encoding glutaredoxin 3: protein MAAKVEIYTWSTCPFCIRAKSLLKKKGVEFIEYGIDGNEAARNKMAQRANGRRSLPQIFINDRHVGGCDDIYALDAQGKLDQLLASSNSV from the coding sequence ATGGCTGCTAAAGTAGAAATTTACACTTGGAGTACTTGCCCGTTTTGTATCCGTGCCAAAAGCTTGTTGAAGAAAAAAGGAGTTGAATTCATCGAATATGGTATCGATGGAAATGAGGCAGCGCGGAATAAAATGGCTCAAAGAGCAAATGGAAGGCGTTCTCTACCACAAATATTTATCAATGATCGTCACGTTGGTGGTTGTGACGATATTTATGCTTTAGATGCTCAAGGTAAGCTAGATCAGCTACTTGCTTCTAGCAATAGTGTTTAG
- the hflX gene encoding GTPase HflX, giving the protein METIFGNLQGLKSSQLKQLQRLYHQRIPGDRITTSEFAQRLAAISTEINQPVCAYLNRRGQVIRVGVGTVRQTQIPPLELPRYGAERLSGIRCIATQLKPDSPSEAALTAMALQRLDALVVLNITGTGFQKRGGGVTGYVKEAFLAHLIPQESRVLITSPSSAKLEASKVQSPNWSVSPPMSLDVLSQQDFIEMVEGLEEEFQREFVAQEVSSDRDRVVIIGVMTDDMSAQQFQDTLAELARLVDTAGGEVLQTLWQKRSRIHPQTVVGEGKVQEIALTAQTLGANLIVFDRDLSPSQARNLETQIGIRVVDRTEVILDIFAQRAQSRAGKLQVELAQLEYMLPRLAGRGQAMSRLGGGIGTRGPGETKLETERRAIGRRISRLQQEVNQLQAHRDRLRQRRQHREIPSVAIVGYTNAGKSTLLNALTNAEVYTADQLFATLDPTTRRLVVPHAATEQPQEILVTDTVGFIHELPASLMDAFRATLEEVTEADALLHLVDLSHPAWLSHIRSVREILAQMPVTPGPAVVAFNKIDQVDSDTLAQAREEFPLGVFLSARQRLGLETLRQRLGQLVQYAVDYR; this is encoded by the coding sequence ATCGAGACTATCTTCGGTAATCTTCAGGGTTTAAAGTCTAGCCAGCTTAAGCAACTACAGCGGCTGTATCACCAGCGCATTCCGGGCGATCGCATCACAACGTCTGAGTTTGCCCAGCGTTTGGCAGCAATCAGTACTGAAATCAATCAGCCTGTATGTGCCTACCTCAATCGTCGTGGACAAGTTATCCGCGTGGGGGTAGGCACTGTGCGTCAAACGCAAATCCCACCATTAGAATTGCCCCGTTACGGTGCAGAACGACTTAGCGGTATCCGTTGTATCGCCACTCAACTCAAGCCAGATTCACCCAGTGAAGCGGCATTGACAGCGATGGCACTACAGCGTCTCGATGCTCTAGTTGTACTCAACATTACCGGAACAGGATTTCAAAAGCGGGGTGGTGGAGTAACAGGTTACGTCAAAGAAGCTTTTTTGGCACACCTCATACCCCAAGAATCTCGCGTCCTGATCACCAGTCCATCTTCTGCCAAGTTAGAGGCAAGTAAAGTCCAATCTCCTAATTGGAGCGTGTCGCCACCCATGAGTTTGGATGTGCTCTCGCAGCAGGATTTTATCGAAATGGTGGAAGGGCTGGAAGAAGAATTCCAGCGTGAGTTTGTTGCCCAAGAAGTAAGTAGCGATCGCGATCGCGTTGTCATCATCGGGGTAATGACTGATGACATGAGCGCCCAACAATTCCAAGACACTTTGGCGGAATTGGCACGATTAGTAGACACTGCTGGCGGAGAGGTGTTGCAGACTCTCTGGCAGAAGCGATCGCGCATTCATCCCCAAACGGTTGTCGGGGAAGGAAAAGTGCAAGAAATAGCCCTCACCGCCCAAACCTTGGGAGCTAATCTTATTGTCTTTGATCGCGATCTTTCACCTTCCCAAGCTCGTAACCTAGAAACTCAAATCGGTATCCGAGTAGTTGATCGCACTGAAGTAATTTTAGATATTTTTGCCCAACGTGCTCAGTCCCGTGCAGGTAAGCTGCAAGTAGAACTGGCACAGTTGGAATATATGCTGCCACGACTGGCGGGTAGAGGTCAGGCAATGTCCCGACTTGGTGGTGGTATTGGTACTCGTGGTCCTGGCGAAACTAAACTAGAAACTGAACGACGTGCCATTGGACGTCGTATTTCCCGCTTACAGCAAGAAGTTAACCAACTACAAGCCCATCGAGATCGGTTACGCCAGCGACGGCAACATCGAGAAATTCCCTCAGTGGCGATCGTTGGTTATACCAATGCTGGCAAGTCTACTTTGCTGAATGCTCTCACTAACGCCGAGGTTTACACAGCCGATCAGCTGTTTGCTACCCTCGATCCAACCACACGCCGCTTAGTGGTTCCCCATGCAGCAACTGAACAACCCCAAGAAATTCTAGTAACAGATACAGTAGGGTTCATCCACGAACTACCTGCATCTCTGATGGATGCCTTCCGCGCCACTTTAGAGGAAGTTACAGAAGCTGATGCCTTATTGCATCTGGTAGATTTATCTCATCCAGCGTGGTTAAGTCACATTCGCTCTGTGAGGGAAATCTTGGCACAAATGCCAGTAACACCAGGTCCCGCAGTCGTCGCTTTTAATAAGATTGACCAAGTAGACAGCGATACCCTCGCTCAAGCACGAGAAGAGTTTCCTTTAGGGGTGTTTCTTTCTGCGCGTCAACGTTTGGGCTTAGAAACCTTACGTCAGCGCTTAGGTCAACTAGTTCAGTACGCGGTAGATTATAGGTAA